In a genomic window of Rhizobium tumorigenes:
- a CDS encoding ABC transporter permease: protein MARALLTRLGGMAIVLALVVTVVFIIVRVTPGDPAAVMLGSDATPADIAQLRAKMGLDAPMIVQYGQFVLGILHGDLGQSIFLNQPVTTALASRAEPTFFLTLFSILIAVGIALPVGILSAVKRGTIFDQIVVTLTMIAASVPSFWLGLMLIQIFAVGQGWFPASGYGGPETPFLERLHHLVLPAVALGIVNSALITRFTRAAMLDVLGEDYVRTARAKGAGAGRVVLKHALKNAMIPIITVIGLSIAMLVAGAVVTETVFGLPGVGNLVVSAVLRRDYPVIQGALLTVAAIYVIINFIVDMLYILVDPRVRL from the coding sequence ATCGCACGGGCACTTTTAACACGGTTGGGGGGCATGGCCATTGTGCTCGCCCTCGTCGTAACGGTAGTGTTCATCATCGTTCGCGTCACGCCCGGCGATCCGGCCGCCGTCATGCTGGGGTCGGATGCGACCCCGGCTGATATCGCCCAGTTGCGCGCCAAGATGGGCCTCGATGCGCCGATGATCGTCCAGTACGGACAGTTCGTGCTGGGCATCCTGCATGGCGACCTCGGCCAGTCGATCTTCCTGAACCAGCCGGTGACGACGGCACTCGCCTCGCGCGCCGAGCCGACATTCTTCCTCACGCTATTCTCGATCCTGATCGCGGTCGGCATTGCCTTGCCGGTCGGCATCCTGTCGGCAGTCAAGCGCGGCACGATCTTCGACCAGATCGTCGTCACGCTGACGATGATTGCGGCCAGCGTACCAAGCTTTTGGCTCGGCCTGATGCTCATCCAGATCTTCGCCGTCGGCCAAGGCTGGTTTCCAGCCTCTGGCTATGGCGGCCCAGAGACACCCTTCCTCGAACGGCTGCACCATCTCGTATTGCCGGCTGTGGCACTCGGCATCGTCAATTCGGCGTTGATCACCCGCTTCACCCGCGCCGCCATGCTCGATGTCCTCGGTGAGGATTATGTTCGCACCGCCCGTGCCAAGGGTGCCGGCGCCGGCCGCGTCGTCCTCAAGCACGCGTTGAAGAACGCGATGATCCCGATCATCACCGTCATTGGACTGTCGATCGCCATGCTGGTTGCTGGGGCCGTCGTCACGGAAACCGTCTTCGGCCTGCCCGGCGTCGGCAATCTCGTCGTCTCGGCTGTCCTGCGTCGCGACTATCCAGTCATTCAGGGCGCGCTGCTCACGGTCGCCGCCATTTACGTCATCATCAACTTCATCGTCGACATGCTCTATATTCTCGTTGATCCCCGGGTGCGCCTATGA
- a CDS encoding RidA family protein: protein MTSKKLIRYDIADAQAGGQRRPFAKAVRAGDYVYVSGQVPTVDGEVIVGNIVAQTEQVIANLKSALALADCALEHVVKVNVWLDDARDFSSFNAVFQKHFIDHPPARSTVQSPMMVDVKVEMDVIAYKPLD from the coding sequence ATGACGAGCAAGAAACTCATCCGTTACGATATTGCCGACGCACAGGCCGGCGGCCAGCGCCGTCCCTTCGCCAAGGCCGTTCGCGCCGGCGACTACGTCTATGTCTCGGGCCAGGTGCCGACCGTTGATGGCGAGGTTATCGTCGGCAATATCGTTGCCCAGACGGAGCAGGTGATCGCCAATCTGAAATCGGCGCTGGCGCTGGCCGACTGCGCGCTCGAGCATGTGGTCAAGGTCAACGTCTGGCTCGACGATGCCCGTGACTTCTCCAGCTTCAATGCTGTGTTCCAGAAGCACTTCATTGATCACCCGCCGGCTCGCTCCACTGTCCAGTCGCCGATGATGGTCGACGTCAAGGTCGAGATGGACGTCATTGCCTACAAGCCGCTGGATTGA
- a CDS encoding ABC transporter permease codes for MNTMASVSMPLSAGLRRLLGNRAMLFGAIILVVVVLAALLAPWIAPYAPNKLSIVNKLKPPSMMHFFGTDEFGRDIFSRAIFAGRISLLVSLGVVAISTVLGVLLGVTAGFFRGLDAPISRLLDAMMSFPDILLAIALVAALGPSLTTVILALGITYAPRLARIIRGSTLVVRELPYIEAAVAMGLPTWQILVRHVLLNLASPILVQSTFVFASAMLAEASLSFLGVGVSTDMPTWGTMLASGREYMNNAPWLMVFPGLAIVFSVLSLQLLGDGLRDLVDPRLAKES; via the coding sequence ATGAACACCATGGCGTCCGTCTCCATGCCCCTGTCCGCCGGCCTGCGCCGCCTGCTCGGCAACCGCGCCATGCTTTTCGGCGCGATCATCCTTGTGGTCGTGGTCCTAGCAGCACTGCTCGCCCCTTGGATCGCGCCCTATGCGCCGAACAAGCTGTCGATCGTCAACAAGCTGAAGCCGCCGTCGATGATGCATTTCTTCGGCACCGACGAATTCGGCCGCGACATCTTTTCCCGCGCCATCTTTGCGGGTCGCATTTCACTGCTGGTCAGCCTCGGCGTCGTCGCCATCTCGACCGTGCTCGGGGTACTCCTCGGCGTTACCGCCGGTTTCTTCCGCGGGCTCGATGCGCCGATTTCGCGACTTCTGGATGCGATGATGTCCTTCCCGGATATCCTGCTGGCAATCGCGCTCGTCGCAGCGCTCGGGCCATCGCTCACCACGGTCATCCTGGCGCTCGGCATCACCTATGCGCCACGCCTTGCTCGCATCATCCGCGGCTCCACGCTGGTTGTTCGCGAATTGCCCTATATCGAGGCTGCCGTCGCCATGGGGCTGCCGACTTGGCAAATCCTTGTCCGCCACGTGCTGCTCAATCTGGCCTCGCCCATCCTGGTGCAGTCGACCTTCGTCTTTGCCTCCGCCATGCTGGCCGAGGCAAGCCTATCCTTCCTCGGCGTCGGCGTTTCCACCGACATGCCGACCTGGGGCACGATGCTGGCGTCGGGGCGCGAATATATGAACAACGCCCCGTGGCTGATGGTTTTTCCGGGCCTCGCCATCGTCTTCTCCGTTCTCTCCCTGCAATTGCTCGGCGACGGCCTGCGCGATCTCGTCGATCCGCGTCTCGCCAAAGAAAGCTGA
- a CDS encoding ABC transporter ATP-binding protein, whose protein sequence is MTAAPTNRPVLVIDNLTTSFKTAEGWKAVIRNISLHVDAGETVAIVGESGSGKSVTALSTMRLLPPGRSRTEGRILLDGADLLAASEAEMRKVRGGSIGMIFQEPMTSLNPVFTIGNQIAEALILHRGLSWAEAEAETVRLMERVRIPAAKARLHEYPHKFSGGMRQRVMIAMALACRPKLLIADEPTTALDVTIQAEILHLLRDLQQEENMGVLFITHDMGVVAEIADRTVVMFRGDMIETGSTVQIFAAPKAIYTKSLLASIPRLGTMGAAVAPKRFPEVDATTGVAVDGRQMSAVATSVAPILKVDRLSVRFDLPTGRVHAVEDVSFDLRPGETLSLVGESGCGKSTTGRAIIRLINPSAGSIVIDGQDVTKAGTRELRTMRRTSQMIFQDPFASLNPRLTVGSAIAEPILAHGLMGRRDAKARVEELLEQVGLSAAMADRHPHEFSGGQRQRISIARALALDPKFIVADEAVSALDVSVKAQVSNLLLDLQEKRGLAYLFISHDMAVVERMSHRVAVMFLGEIVEIGPRAAIFDNPQHAYTRRLISAVPIPDPARRGQTAPPLTEEIKSPIRPFDYVAPKRIYREVSPGHFVQEVA, encoded by the coding sequence ATGACCGCAGCCCCCACAAACAGGCCGGTTCTCGTCATCGATAACCTGACCACCTCGTTCAAGACGGCGGAAGGCTGGAAGGCCGTCATCCGCAATATCAGCCTGCATGTCGATGCCGGCGAGACGGTCGCGATCGTCGGGGAAAGCGGCTCGGGCAAGAGCGTCACCGCGCTGTCGACGATGCGGCTGCTACCGCCCGGCCGGTCGCGCACAGAAGGCCGTATCCTGCTCGATGGAGCGGACCTTCTGGCTGCAAGCGAAGCCGAGATGCGCAAGGTGCGTGGCGGATCCATCGGCATGATCTTCCAGGAGCCGATGACGTCGCTCAACCCGGTCTTCACCATCGGCAACCAGATTGCAGAAGCGCTTATCCTGCATCGCGGCCTGTCGTGGGCAGAGGCCGAAGCCGAGACCGTGCGGCTGATGGAACGCGTACGGATCCCGGCAGCAAAGGCACGCCTTCACGAATATCCTCACAAGTTCTCCGGCGGCATGCGCCAGCGGGTGATGATCGCCATGGCCCTTGCCTGTCGACCGAAGCTCTTGATCGCCGACGAACCGACCACCGCGCTCGACGTGACGATCCAGGCCGAAATCCTCCATCTGCTGCGCGACTTGCAGCAGGAGGAAAACATGGGCGTGCTGTTCATCACCCATGACATGGGCGTCGTGGCGGAAATTGCCGACCGGACCGTTGTGATGTTCCGAGGCGACATGATCGAGACCGGTTCGACAGTGCAGATCTTTGCCGCGCCAAAGGCGATCTACACCAAATCGCTGCTCGCCTCGATCCCGCGTCTCGGCACCATGGGTGCCGCAGTGGCACCAAAGCGGTTTCCGGAGGTGGATGCAACGACCGGCGTAGCCGTAGATGGCCGGCAGATGTCTGCCGTCGCTACGAGCGTCGCGCCGATCCTCAAGGTCGATCGTCTCTCCGTCCGCTTCGACCTGCCGACCGGTCGCGTTCACGCGGTCGAAGACGTGTCCTTCGATCTTCGTCCTGGCGAAACGCTATCGCTCGTCGGCGAATCCGGCTGCGGCAAGTCGACGACCGGCCGCGCCATCATCCGCCTTATCAATCCGTCGGCCGGCTCGATCGTCATCGACGGCCAGGATGTGACGAAAGCCGGCACACGCGAACTGCGAACCATGCGTCGTACCTCGCAGATGATCTTTCAGGACCCTTTTGCCTCGCTCAATCCGCGCCTCACCGTCGGATCGGCAATTGCCGAACCGATCCTCGCCCATGGCCTGATGGGCCGGCGGGATGCGAAAGCGCGGGTCGAAGAACTGCTGGAGCAGGTGGGACTGTCGGCCGCGATGGCGGACAGGCACCCGCATGAATTTTCCGGCGGCCAGCGGCAGCGGATCTCTATTGCCCGGGCCCTGGCGCTCGATCCGAAATTCATCGTTGCCGACGAAGCTGTCTCCGCACTCGACGTTTCAGTGAAGGCGCAGGTCTCCAACCTGCTGCTCGACCTGCAGGAGAAGCGTGGCCTTGCTTATCTCTTCATCAGTCACGATATGGCGGTGGTGGAGCGGATGAGCCACCGTGTCGCGGTGATGTTCCTCGGTGAAATCGTCGAAATCGGCCCGCGTGCGGCCATATTTGACAACCCGCAGCATGCCTATACGCGCCGCCTGATCTCTGCGGTGCCTATCCCCGATCCGGCGCGTCGCGGCCAGACCGCACCGCCTCTGACCGAAGAGATCAAAAGCCCGATCCGTCCCTTCGACTATGTTGCACCGAAGCGTATTTATCGGGAAGTTTCGCCCGGCCATTTCGTCCAGGAAGTGGCCTGA